In Simplicispira sp. 125, one DNA window encodes the following:
- a CDS encoding alpha-E domain-containing protein, whose protein sequence is MLSRTADHLFWMSRYTERAENTARMLNVGYETALLPQSAARAQAGWLGMLSISELIPAYTARHGTVTREGVLDFMVRDGGNSSSILSCLRGARENARAVRGALTTEVWETQNQTWLELNRLLASGAFERDPGQFFEWVKYRSHLSRGVTLGTMLQDEAFHFLHLGTFLERADNTARLLDVKFHAVANDFHGAASGREPEADFYHWSSILRSVSAFEVYRKVYRDVITPERVAELLILRRDMPRSLHASLREVVDSLALVSNEHSHHTERRAGRLLADLQYGSIDDILATGMHAFLTQFLDRVSDLGDGISRDFLATPGG, encoded by the coding sequence ATGCTGAGTCGTACCGCTGACCACCTGTTCTGGATGTCGAGATACACCGAGCGGGCAGAAAACACTGCCCGGATGTTGAACGTGGGCTACGAGACCGCACTGCTGCCGCAGTCCGCCGCACGCGCCCAGGCGGGCTGGCTGGGCATGCTCTCGATCAGCGAGCTGATTCCCGCCTACACGGCACGCCACGGGACGGTCACGCGCGAAGGCGTGCTGGACTTCATGGTGCGCGACGGCGGCAATTCATCGTCCATCCTCTCGTGCCTGCGCGGCGCACGCGAGAATGCGCGCGCCGTGCGCGGTGCGCTCACCACCGAGGTCTGGGAAACGCAAAACCAGACCTGGCTGGAGTTGAACCGCTTGCTGGCCAGCGGCGCCTTCGAGCGCGACCCGGGCCAGTTCTTTGAGTGGGTGAAGTACCGCTCGCACCTCTCGCGCGGTGTTACCTTGGGCACCATGCTGCAGGATGAGGCCTTCCACTTTCTGCACCTGGGCACTTTTCTGGAGCGGGCCGACAACACGGCGCGCCTGCTCGATGTGAAGTTCCACGCCGTGGCGAACGATTTTCATGGCGCCGCCAGTGGGCGTGAGCCGGAGGCCGATTTCTACCACTGGAGCTCCATTCTGCGCAGCGTGTCTGCCTTCGAGGTCTATCGCAAGGTGTACCGCGATGTGATCACGCCTGAGCGCGTGGCCGAGCTGCTGATATTGCGGCGCGACATGCCGCGCTCCTTGCATGCCAGCCTGCGCGAGGTGGTGGACAGCCTTGCCCTGGTGTCCAATGAACATTCGCACCACACCGAGCGGCGCGCCGGGCGGCTGCTGGCCGACCTGCAGTACGGCAGTATCGATGACATCCTGGCGACGGGCATGCACGCCTTTCTGACCCAGTTTCTGGACCGTGTGAGCGATCTGGGCGATGGCATCAGCCGTGACTTCCTGGCGACCCCGGGCGGGTAA
- the ahpF gene encoding alkyl hydroperoxide reductase subunit F — MLDDTLKTQLKAYLERLQRPVELVATLDDSATSNELRELLEDICAQSDKITVVEKNDPGVRKPSFLITNPGVDSGVRFAGVPLGHEFTSLVLALLHVGGHPSKEAAELLEQIKGLDGDFHFETYYSLSCHNCPDVVQALNLMSALNPRITHTAIDGGLFQSEIAEREIMGVPTVFLNGERFAQGRMELAEIVGKIDKGAAAKDAAKLNAKEAFDVLIVGGGPAGAAAAVYAARKGIRTGVAAERFGGQVLDTVDIENYISIQKTEGPQFAAALERHVRDYEVDIMNLQAAKQLTPATTEGGLIEVQLESGATLRSRTVILSTGARWRNMNVPGEDQYRTKGVTYCPHCDGPLFKGKRVAVIGGGNSGIEAAIDLAGVVAHVTVLEFAPELKADAVLQRKLRSMPNVNIILNAQTTEVNGDGHKVNGITYKDRTSGEVRQIALEGIFVQIGLLPNTDWLKGTVELSKFGEIVIDAHGRTNVPGVFAAGDCTTVPYKQIVIAAGAGATAALSAFDHLIRTSAPA; from the coding sequence ATGCTCGACGACACCCTTAAAACCCAGTTGAAAGCCTACCTGGAACGCCTGCAGCGCCCGGTAGAACTGGTGGCCACGCTGGACGACAGCGCCACGTCGAACGAGCTGCGCGAGCTGCTGGAAGACATCTGCGCCCAGTCGGACAAGATCACCGTGGTCGAGAAGAACGACCCGGGCGTGCGCAAGCCCTCGTTCCTCATCACCAACCCCGGCGTGGACAGTGGCGTGCGCTTTGCCGGCGTGCCCCTGGGCCATGAATTCACCTCCCTGGTGCTGGCGTTGCTGCATGTGGGCGGCCACCCTTCCAAGGAAGCGGCTGAACTGTTGGAGCAGATCAAGGGGCTCGACGGGGATTTCCACTTCGAGACGTATTACTCGCTCTCGTGCCACAACTGCCCTGACGTGGTGCAGGCGCTCAACCTCATGAGCGCGCTCAACCCGCGCATCACCCACACCGCCATCGACGGCGGCCTGTTCCAGAGCGAGATTGCCGAGCGCGAAATCATGGGCGTGCCCACGGTTTTTCTCAACGGCGAGCGTTTCGCCCAAGGCCGCATGGAGCTGGCTGAAATCGTCGGCAAGATCGACAAGGGCGCTGCTGCCAAAGACGCGGCCAAGCTCAACGCCAAAGAGGCGTTTGATGTGCTCATCGTCGGCGGTGGCCCTGCGGGTGCCGCGGCCGCTGTGTATGCCGCGCGCAAGGGCATCCGTACCGGCGTGGCGGCCGAGCGCTTTGGCGGCCAGGTGCTCGACACGGTCGATATTGAAAACTACATCTCCATCCAGAAGACCGAAGGCCCGCAGTTCGCCGCCGCGCTGGAGCGCCATGTGCGCGACTACGAGGTCGACATCATGAATCTGCAAGCGGCCAAGCAACTGACGCCTGCCACCACCGAAGGCGGCCTGATCGAGGTGCAGCTCGAAAGCGGCGCCACGCTGCGCAGCCGCACCGTGATCCTGTCCACCGGCGCGCGCTGGCGCAACATGAACGTGCCCGGCGAGGACCAATACCGCACCAAGGGCGTCACCTACTGCCCGCACTGCGACGGCCCGCTGTTCAAGGGCAAGCGCGTGGCGGTGATCGGCGGCGGTAACTCGGGCATCGAGGCCGCCATCGACCTGGCGGGCGTGGTGGCGCATGTCACCGTGCTTGAATTCGCGCCGGAACTCAAGGCCGACGCCGTGCTGCAGCGCAAGTTGCGCAGCATGCCCAACGTCAACATCATCCTGAATGCCCAGACCACCGAGGTCAACGGCGACGGTCATAAAGTCAACGGCATCACCTACAAGGACCGTACGAGCGGCGAGGTGCGACAGATCGCGCTGGAAGGCATTTTTGTGCAGATCGGCCTGCTGCCCAACACCGACTGGCTCAAGGGCACGGTCGAATTGTCGAAGTTCGGCGAAATCGTGATCGATGCCCATGGCCGCACCAACGTCCCCGGCGTGTTTGCTGCCGGTGACTGCACTACGGTGCCGTACAAACAGATCGTGATTGCCGCAGGGGCAGGTGCCACCGCCGCGCTGAGCGCGTTTGACCACCTGATCCGGACCTCGGCACCGGCTTGA
- a CDS encoding pyruvate, water dikinase regulatory protein — protein MHSRTVFFVSDGTGITAETFGNAILAQFELVPRRVRLPFVDTVDKAHQAVRQINHTAEIEGRKSIVFTTLVNMEVLKVIQEGCKGKLLDMFGTFVHPLEVELGVKSHHRVGRFSDISRSKEYHDRIEAINYSLAHDDGQSHKNLEAADVILVGVSRSGKTPTSLYLAMQHGLKAANYPLIPEDFDRRQLPPALVPHRKKIFGLTISAERLSEIRSERRLGSRYASLENCRMEVQEAESMMRRSGIRWQSTTTKSIEEIATTILQELHPDRLNY, from the coding sequence ATGCATTCGCGCACCGTGTTTTTTGTCTCTGACGGCACCGGCATCACCGCCGAAACCTTTGGCAACGCCATCCTGGCCCAGTTCGAATTGGTACCGCGCCGGGTGCGCCTGCCCTTTGTCGACACCGTGGACAAGGCGCACCAGGCCGTGCGCCAGATCAATCACACGGCCGAGATCGAAGGGCGCAAGAGCATTGTTTTCACCACCCTGGTGAACATGGAAGTGCTCAAAGTGATCCAGGAAGGCTGCAAGGGCAAGCTGCTGGACATGTTTGGCACCTTTGTGCACCCGCTGGAGGTGGAGCTGGGCGTCAAGTCGCACCACCGCGTGGGGCGCTTCTCGGACATCAGCCGTAGCAAGGAATACCACGACCGCATCGAAGCCATCAACTACAGCCTGGCGCACGACGACGGCCAGAGCCACAAGAACCTGGAAGCCGCCGACGTGATCCTGGTCGGCGTCAGCCGCAGCGGCAAAACCCCCACCAGCCTGTACCTGGCCATGCAGCATGGGCTGAAGGCCGCCAACTACCCGCTCATCCCCGAAGACTTCGACCGCCGCCAACTCCCCCCGGCTTTGGTGCCACACCGCAAAAAAATCTTCGGCCTGACGATCAGCGCCGAGCGACTGTCCGAGATTCGCAGCGAACGCCGCCTCGGGTCGCGCTACGCCAGCCTGGAGAACTGCCGCATGGAGGTGCAGGAAGCGGAGTCCATGATGCGCCGCTCGGGCATTCGCTGGCAGTCCACCACCACCAAATCCATCGAAGAGATCGCCACCACCATCCTGCAGGAACTGCACCCCGACCGCCTCAACTACTGA
- the bfr gene encoding bacterioferritin, whose product MQGDPQVIGHLQAQLKNELTAINQYFLHFRMLKHWGFDKLAKKEYEESIGEMKHADLLMDRIFMLDGLPNLQDLGKLQIGEDVAEILACDLRAEQGAQATVKAGMAHCETVKDYVSRDLLQKILNDTEEHIDFLETQIALIDKVGLPNYLQSQMGENE is encoded by the coding sequence ATGCAAGGCGATCCCCAAGTCATTGGCCATCTGCAGGCCCAGCTCAAAAACGAACTGACCGCCATCAACCAGTACTTTCTGCACTTTCGCATGCTCAAGCATTGGGGCTTCGACAAGCTGGCCAAGAAAGAATACGAAGAGTCGATTGGCGAGATGAAGCACGCCGACCTGCTGATGGACCGCATCTTCATGCTCGATGGCCTGCCCAATCTGCAGGACCTGGGCAAGCTGCAGATCGGCGAGGATGTGGCAGAAATCCTGGCTTGCGACCTGCGCGCCGAACAAGGAGCCCAGGCCACGGTCAAGGCGGGCATGGCGCATTGCGAGACCGTAAAGGACTATGTATCGCGCGACCTGCTGCAAAAAATTCTGAACGACACCGAGGAGCACATTGACTTCCTCGAAACCCAGATTGCCCTGATCGACAAGGTGGGCCTGCCCAACTACCTGCAGTCGCAGATGGGCGAGAACGAATAA
- the rbbA gene encoding ribosome-associated ATPase/putative transporter RbbA: MNDAGLAPVARLAGVGLRYRQVQALADIDLDVPAGCMVGVIGPDGVGKSSLLALMAGARVVQQGRVQVLGGDMARAGHRRRVCPRIAYMPQGLGKNLYPTLSVEENLQFFARLFGHGARERRRRIDQLTRATGLQPFLVRPVGKLSGGMKQKLGLCCALIHDPDLLILDEPTTGVDPLARAQFWDLIEGIRQQRPGMSVVVATAYMDEAQRFDWLVAMDEGRILAQGTPGGLLERTGAADLEAAFIGLLPEERRRGHRAVDIPPLSDAQAQEVAIEAQGLTMRFGDFTAVDAVSLRIRRGEIFGFLGSNGCGKTTTMKMLTGLLPATEGSALLFGHAVDPKDIATRQRVGYMSQGFSLYGELTVEQNLLLHARLFHVPEAQVAGRAAEMAQRFGLQDSLDLLPEKLPLGHRQRLSLAVAMVHKPELLILDEPTSGVDPIARDNFWRLMIELSRRDGVTIFISTHFMNEAARCDRISLMHAGRVLASDTPQAIVAAHAAQTLEQAFIDCLVQAGGGAADTPEATQDPLATTAAPPREPAWRRSLRRLYSYAWRESLELQRDPVRGALALLGSLLLMFVMGYGISMDVEDLRFAVLDRDQTALSRDYALQLAGSRYFSEQPPLLDDADMDQRLRSGKISLALEIPSGFARHAERGEQAEIAAWIDGAMPQRAETVAGYVQGMHQYWLVQTIAARTGAAPVGNVNVETRFRYNPDVKSLPAMVPAVIPILLLMLPAMLTALAVVREKELGSIINLYVTPTTRTEFLLGKQLPYLALSMLNFAMMLLLAVTVFGVPVTGSLATLTLATLLFAISATGLGLLASALVRSQLAAMFFTMIGTMLPAIQFGGLINPVSSLEGAGRWIGEIYPASHMFTISRGVFNKALGFHDLAASFWPLTVAPVVILGVAVLLLRKQEK, encoded by the coding sequence GTGAACGACGCGGGCTTGGCGCCCGTGGCGCGGCTGGCGGGTGTGGGGCTGCGTTACCGGCAGGTACAGGCCCTGGCCGATATCGACCTGGACGTGCCGGCAGGCTGCATGGTGGGCGTGATCGGCCCCGACGGGGTGGGCAAGTCCAGCCTGCTGGCGCTGATGGCGGGGGCACGCGTGGTGCAGCAGGGGCGGGTGCAGGTGCTGGGGGGCGATATGGCGCGTGCTGGCCACCGGCGCCGCGTTTGCCCGCGCATTGCCTACATGCCCCAGGGCCTGGGCAAAAACCTGTACCCCACGCTCTCGGTCGAAGAGAACCTGCAGTTTTTTGCGCGCCTGTTCGGCCATGGCGCGCGGGAGCGTCGCCGGCGCATCGACCAGCTCACCCGCGCCACCGGCTTGCAGCCATTTTTGGTGCGCCCTGTAGGCAAGCTCTCGGGCGGCATGAAGCAAAAGCTCGGCCTGTGCTGCGCGCTGATCCACGACCCTGACCTGCTGATTCTCGATGAGCCCACCACCGGCGTCGATCCGCTGGCCCGCGCGCAGTTCTGGGACCTGATCGAGGGCATCCGCCAGCAGCGCCCCGGCATGAGCGTGGTGGTGGCCACCGCCTACATGGACGAGGCGCAGCGCTTTGACTGGCTCGTCGCGATGGACGAGGGCCGCATTCTGGCGCAAGGCACGCCCGGTGGCCTGCTGGAGCGCACGGGTGCTGCGGATCTGGAAGCCGCCTTCATCGGCCTGCTGCCCGAGGAGCGGCGGCGCGGGCACCGGGCGGTCGACATTCCGCCCCTGTCCGACGCCCAGGCGCAAGAGGTGGCCATCGAGGCGCAGGGCCTGACCATGCGGTTTGGCGATTTCACCGCAGTCGATGCGGTCAGCCTGCGCATCCGCCGGGGCGAGATTTTTGGTTTTTTGGGGTCGAACGGCTGCGGCAAGACCACCACCATGAAGATGCTCACGGGCCTGCTGCCCGCCACCGAGGGCAGTGCGCTGCTGTTCGGCCATGCGGTGGACCCCAAGGACATCGCCACGCGCCAGCGCGTGGGCTACATGTCGCAGGGTTTCTCTCTCTATGGCGAACTGACGGTGGAGCAGAACCTGCTGCTGCACGCGCGCCTGTTCCATGTGCCCGAAGCGCAAGTCGCGGGCCGCGCCGCCGAGATGGCGCAGCGCTTTGGCCTGCAGGACTCTCTGGATCTGTTGCCCGAGAAACTGCCGCTCGGCCACCGCCAGCGCCTCTCGCTCGCCGTCGCCATGGTGCACAAGCCCGAGCTGCTGATCCTCGACGAACCGACTTCGGGCGTCGACCCGATCGCGCGCGACAACTTCTGGCGCCTCATGATCGAGCTCTCGCGCCGCGATGGGGTGACCATCTTCATCTCGACCCATTTCATGAACGAGGCTGCGCGCTGCGACCGTATTTCGCTCATGCACGCGGGCCGGGTGCTTGCCAGCGATACGCCGCAGGCCATTGTGGCGGCGCACGCAGCGCAGACGCTGGAGCAGGCCTTTATCGATTGCCTGGTGCAGGCCGGCGGCGGCGCGGCGGATACGCCCGAAGCCACGCAGGACCCGCTCGCTACCACTGCTGCGCCGCCCCGCGAGCCCGCCTGGCGGCGCAGCCTGCGGCGCCTCTACAGCTATGCCTGGCGCGAGTCGCTGGAGTTGCAGCGCGACCCGGTGCGCGGCGCGCTGGCGCTGCTGGGCTCGCTGCTGCTGATGTTTGTGATGGGCTACGGCATCAGCATGGATGTCGAAGACCTGCGCTTTGCGGTGCTCGACCGCGACCAGACCGCGCTGAGCCGCGACTATGCGCTGCAGCTTGCGGGCTCGCGCTACTTCAGCGAGCAGCCGCCTTTGCTGGACGATGCCGACATGGACCAGCGCCTGCGCAGCGGCAAAATTTCGCTGGCGCTGGAAATCCCCAGCGGCTTTGCCCGCCATGCGGAGCGCGGCGAGCAGGCCGAGATCGCCGCCTGGATCGATGGTGCCATGCCGCAGCGCGCGGAAACCGTGGCCGGCTATGTGCAGGGCATGCACCAGTACTGGCTGGTGCAGACGATTGCAGCGCGCACCGGCGCAGCGCCTGTGGGCAACGTGAACGTGGAAACGCGGTTTCGTTACAACCCCGACGTCAAGAGCCTGCCGGCCATGGTGCCAGCGGTCATCCCCATCCTGCTGCTCATGCTGCCGGCCATGTTGACCGCGCTGGCCGTGGTGCGCGAGAAGGAGCTGGGCTCGATCATCAATCTCTACGTCACACCGACCACGCGCACCGAGTTTCTGCTGGGCAAGCAGTTGCCCTATCTCGCGCTGTCCATGCTCAATTTCGCCATGATGCTGCTGCTGGCCGTGACCGTGTTTGGCGTGCCTGTCACCGGCAGCCTGGCCACGCTCACACTGGCGACGCTGCTGTTTGCCATCAGCGCCACCGGGCTGGGCCTGCTGGCGTCGGCCCTGGTGCGCAGCCAGCTTGCGGCCATGTTCTTCACCATGATCGGCACCATGCTGCCTGCCATCCAGTTTGGCGGCCTGATCAACCCGGTGTCGTCGCTGGAGGGTGCGGGGCGCTGGATCGGCGAGATTTATCCGGCCAGCCACATGTTCACCATCAGCCGGGGGGTGTTCAACAAGGCGCTGGGGTTTCACGACCTGGCCGCCTCGTTCTGGCCGCTGACCGTGGCGCCGGTGGTGATTTTGGGCGTGGCGGTGCTGCTGCTGCGCAAGCAGGAAAAGTGA
- a CDS encoding ABC transporter permease produces the protein MRRLLHHLTNIRLLGVKELWSLWRDPMMLVLIVYTFTVAIYTAGTAMPETLHHTPMAIVDEDDSALSARIFSAFYPPAFNAPVRITNAQVDPALDAGHYTLVLVIPPNLQRDVLAGRSPTVQLNVDATRMSQAFAGSGLAQQIVAGEVGEFVQRNRGTQAPPVELVTRMRFNPTLSNVWFGSLMELVSQVTMLSIILTGAALIREREHGTVEHLLVMPVTPTEIMLAKVWAMGLVVVVATLLSLHGVVLGLLRVPVEGSLWLFFGGVVLHLFATTSLGIFMATLARNMPQFGLLVMLVMLPLQMLSGGMTPRESMPEWVQAVMSLAPTTHFTELGQAILFRGAGLAVVWPSFVALLLIGAVMFALSLRRFRQAIAQMG, from the coding sequence ATGCGCCGCCTGCTGCACCACCTGACCAACATCCGCCTGCTGGGCGTCAAGGAGCTATGGAGCCTGTGGCGCGACCCGATGATGTTGGTCCTGATTGTCTACACCTTTACCGTGGCGATCTACACCGCGGGAACGGCCATGCCCGAAACGCTGCACCACACGCCGATGGCCATCGTGGACGAGGACGATTCGGCCCTGTCGGCGCGTATTTTCAGTGCGTTTTACCCGCCTGCGTTCAATGCGCCGGTGCGCATCACCAATGCCCAGGTCGATCCGGCGCTGGATGCAGGCCATTACACGCTGGTGCTGGTCATTCCGCCGAACCTGCAGCGCGATGTGCTGGCCGGGCGCTCGCCCACTGTGCAGCTCAATGTGGACGCTACGCGCATGAGCCAGGCGTTTGCAGGCAGCGGCCTGGCCCAGCAGATCGTGGCGGGCGAGGTGGGTGAGTTCGTGCAGCGCAACCGGGGCACGCAGGCTCCCCCGGTAGAGCTGGTGACGCGCATGCGCTTTAACCCCACGCTCTCGAATGTGTGGTTTGGTTCCCTGATGGAACTGGTCTCGCAGGTCACCATGCTCTCGATCATCCTGACCGGCGCGGCGCTGATTCGCGAGCGCGAGCATGGCACCGTCGAGCACCTCTTGGTCATGCCGGTGACGCCCACCGAAATCATGCTGGCCAAGGTGTGGGCCATGGGGTTGGTGGTGGTGGTGGCGACGCTGCTGTCCCTGCACGGCGTTGTGCTGGGGCTGCTGCGGGTGCCGGTGGAGGGCTCGCTGTGGCTGTTCTTTGGTGGCGTGGTGCTGCACCTGTTTGCCACCACGTCGCTGGGCATCTTCATGGCGACGCTGGCACGCAACATGCCGCAGTTCGGCCTGCTGGTCATGCTGGTGATGCTGCCGCTGCAAATGCTCTCGGGCGGCATGACGCCGCGCGAGAGCATGCCCGAGTGGGTGCAAGCGGTGATGTCGCTCGCACCCACCACGCATTTCACCGAGCTGGGCCAGGCCATTTTGTTCCGCGGGGCGGGCCTGGCTGTGGTGTGGCCATCCTTCGTGGCGCTGCTGCTGATTGGCGCGGTGATGTTTGCCCTGTCGCTGCGCCGTTTCCGCCAGGCGATTGCGCAGATGGGCTGA
- a CDS encoding alpha-E domain-containing protein: MLSRTADHLFWMSRYTERAVLFTPVNRGDANNCAKHLLCVHQKTVAGGLSLKHGRRAQRVRGFLPEEVAC; this comes from the coding sequence ATGCTGAGCCGTACCGCTGACCACCTGTTCTGGATGTCGAGATACACCGAGCGGGCAGTTCTGTTTACGCCAGTAAACAGGGGGGACGCTAACAACTGTGCGAAGCACTTGTTATGCGTTCACCAAAAGACCGTCGCAGGCGGGCTTTCACTAAAACACGGCCGACGCGCGCAGCGCGTGCGGGGTTTTCTGCCCGAGGAGGTTGCATGCTGA
- a CDS encoding HlyD family efflux transporter periplasmic adaptor subunit: protein MKIQWKSAFTAGALLVVGAALVAAWAPWRADGTQAALVGGNGRIEATEIAVASKQPGRLRELLVSEGDFVKAGQVLARLQLDGLQAQRDEALARLQQARQAVATSQVQVAQALGNHQAVLAQVVQRETDLQMAQRRLPRTEQLARDGFLSDQALDDDRGKVRNLQAALSAAQAQARAAQAGVDAARTQVPAAQSNVQAMEATLQRIDVDLAESELKAPRDGRVQFLIAHPGEIVAGGARVLSLVDLSDVYMTFFLPETVAGRVALGSEVRIVLDAAPQFVIPARVSFVASTAQFTPKTVETASERQKLMFRVRAQIDRELLLRHIEQVKTGLPGMAWIRTDPQAAWPEHLAIKGQP from the coding sequence ATGAAGATCCAATGGAAATCCGCATTCACGGCGGGTGCGCTGCTGGTGGTGGGCGCTGCGCTGGTGGCCGCCTGGGCACCCTGGCGCGCCGATGGCACGCAGGCCGCTCTGGTGGGCGGCAATGGCCGCATCGAGGCGACGGAAATCGCCGTGGCCAGCAAACAGCCTGGCCGCTTGCGCGAACTGCTGGTGTCCGAGGGCGATTTCGTCAAGGCGGGGCAGGTGCTGGCCCGCTTGCAGCTCGACGGTTTGCAGGCACAGCGCGATGAGGCGCTGGCCCGGCTGCAGCAGGCGCGCCAGGCGGTGGCCACCAGCCAGGTGCAGGTGGCGCAGGCGCTGGGCAACCACCAGGCAGTGCTGGCGCAGGTGGTGCAGCGCGAAACCGATCTGCAGATGGCTCAGCGCCGCCTGCCGCGTACCGAGCAACTCGCCCGCGACGGCTTTCTGTCCGACCAGGCGCTCGACGACGACCGGGGGAAGGTGCGCAACCTGCAGGCCGCCCTGAGCGCCGCCCAGGCCCAGGCCCGTGCGGCCCAGGCCGGGGTGGATGCCGCACGCACCCAGGTTCCAGCCGCCCAGTCCAATGTGCAGGCCATGGAGGCGACGCTGCAGCGCATTGATGTGGATCTGGCGGAGAGCGAGCTCAAGGCCCCGCGCGACGGCCGCGTGCAGTTTCTCATTGCACACCCTGGGGAAATCGTGGCGGGGGGCGCCAGGGTGCTGAGCCTTGTCGACCTGTCGGATGTGTACATGACCTTCTTCCTGCCGGAGACCGTGGCAGGCCGGGTGGCATTGGGCAGCGAGGTGCGCATCGTGCTCGATGCCGCGCCGCAGTTCGTGATTCCGGCGCGCGTGTCCTTTGTGGCCAGCACGGCCCAGTTCACCCCCAAGACCGTGGAAACCGCCAGCGAGCGGCAAAAACTCATGTTCCGCGTGCGTGCTCAGATCGACCGCGAACTGCTGCTGCGCCACATCGAGCAGGTCAAGACCGGGCTGCCCGGCATGGCCTGGATCCGCACCGACCCGCAGGCCGCGTGGCCCGAGCACCTGGCCATCAAAGGGCAGCCGTGA
- the ahpC gene encoding alkyl hydroperoxide reductase subunit C: MSLINTQVQPFKTEAFHNGKFVTVTEESLKGKWSVVIFMPAAFTFNCPTEVEDAAEHYAEFQKAGTEVYIVTTDTHFSHKVWHETSPAVGKAQFPLVGDPTHKLTRAFDVHIEEEGLALRGTFIVNPDGIIKTMEVHSNEIARDVKETLRKLKAAQYTAAHPGEVCPAKWNEGAKTIAPSLDLVGKI; this comes from the coding sequence ATGTCCCTGATCAACACCCAAGTCCAGCCCTTCAAGACCGAAGCCTTTCACAACGGCAAATTCGTCACCGTGACCGAAGAAAGCCTCAAGGGCAAGTGGTCTGTGGTGATCTTCATGCCCGCCGCCTTCACCTTCAATTGCCCCACTGAAGTGGAAGACGCCGCCGAGCACTACGCCGAGTTCCAGAAGGCCGGCACCGAGGTGTACATCGTCACCACCGACACGCATTTCTCGCACAAGGTCTGGCATGAGACCTCTCCTGCGGTCGGCAAAGCCCAATTCCCGCTGGTGGGCGACCCCACGCACAAGCTGACGCGTGCTTTTGACGTGCACATCGAAGAAGAAGGCCTGGCACTGCGCGGCACCTTCATCGTCAACCCCGATGGCATCATCAAGACCATGGAAGTGCATTCCAACGAAATCGCCCGTGATGTGAAGGAAACCCTGCGCAAGCTCAAGGCAGCCCAGTACACGGCAGCGCATCCTGGCGAAGTCTGCCCCGCCAAGTGGAACGAAGGCGCCAAGACCATTGCCCCGTCGCTCGACCTGGTTGGCAAGATCTAA
- a CDS encoding VF530 family protein — translation MNATEPTPADDSHATPATPASAPPRPQQPRNPLHGVTLEAMVTALAEYFGWEGLGQQIPVRCFQVDPSVGSSLKFLRKTPWAREKVESLYLFMLREQKRSAASGR, via the coding sequence ATGAATGCCACCGAGCCCACCCCCGCCGACGACAGCCACGCAACCCCTGCGACACCGGCAAGCGCTCCGCCGCGCCCGCAGCAGCCGCGCAACCCTTTGCACGGCGTGACGCTGGAGGCCATGGTGACGGCACTGGCCGAATACTTTGGCTGGGAGGGCCTGGGCCAGCAGATCCCCGTGCGCTGCTTCCAGGTGGACCCCAGCGTGGGCTCCAGCCTCAAGTTTTTGCGCAAGACGCCTTGGGCGCGCGAGAAGGTCGAGAGCCTTTACCTGTTCATGCTGCGCGAGCAAAAGCGCAGCGCCGCCAGCGGGCGCTGA